In Treponema vincentii, a single window of DNA contains:
- a CDS encoding RelA/SpoT family protein, producing the protein MIQKVENLSSLEHFFAQYPCYAEAESPEDAARITAAWNLLLANRIPDTAADAPIPHDAAHSLRMAHSLAELEMDSESIICALLYSEDGSFTLPDDQLRAQFGDTVADILNAAAKFSDVKLYGKSKEHTDTVCKMFFSLVSDLRVMIVQLADRLDKIRYISEYPAEWQRSIAGEISEIWAPLAQRMGISTVQNELEDLSLKYINREAFDQIKTVVAAKKKEREAFLQSAEKTIYQTMEKAGIKVKVQSRAKHFWSIYQKMKKRNKAADELYDLLAVRILCTTVNECYTILGLMHTVWKPLEGRFKDYIAMPKANGYQSLHTTVICKGGQTLEIQIRTHEMHEIAERGVASHWVYKKHSKNKTANEQELSFVQQVKSLAQQRFNNEEFLAELKSDLLSDSIFVFTPKGDIIELPAGATAVDFAYRIHSSIGEKLVSAKADGAIIPLSRPLKNTQVVEVITHPNAHPTHNQYENAHTTRARQKIRAWLQLNENLLRSEKEEKGQRTDLTEDSAKEALRPPKETPEEAETAKRELESAQKDPKKNPALRIRIGGSTNFPVRFAGCCKPTSDSAICGYVANGRGVIIHRKSCINLKRIPDLEARLIDVEWDIKESKQKNLEKAQKKIKPRK; encoded by the coding sequence ATGATACAAAAAGTTGAAAACTTAAGCAGTCTTGAACATTTTTTTGCGCAGTATCCCTGTTATGCGGAAGCGGAAAGTCCTGAAGACGCCGCCCGGATTACCGCGGCGTGGAATCTTTTGCTTGCAAACCGTATACCCGATACGGCTGCAGACGCCCCCATTCCGCATGACGCCGCTCATTCGCTACGCATGGCGCACAGTCTTGCCGAGCTTGAAATGGATTCCGAAAGTATCATCTGTGCACTGCTGTACAGCGAAGACGGGAGCTTTACTTTACCGGATGATCAACTGCGCGCACAATTCGGAGATACGGTAGCGGACATCCTGAATGCGGCGGCAAAGTTTTCCGACGTAAAGCTGTACGGCAAAAGCAAAGAACATACCGATACCGTGTGCAAGATGTTCTTTTCCCTCGTAAGTGACTTACGGGTTATGATTGTCCAGCTTGCCGACCGGCTCGATAAGATTCGGTATATTTCCGAATACCCTGCGGAATGGCAACGCAGTATCGCCGGCGAAATCAGTGAAATCTGGGCGCCGCTTGCCCAGCGGATGGGTATTTCCACCGTTCAAAATGAGCTTGAAGATTTAAGTCTCAAATACATCAACCGCGAAGCCTTTGATCAGATAAAAACCGTTGTTGCAGCAAAGAAAAAAGAACGGGAAGCCTTTTTGCAAAGCGCCGAAAAAACCATCTATCAAACGATGGAGAAAGCGGGAATCAAGGTTAAGGTGCAAAGCCGCGCCAAACATTTTTGGTCTATCTATCAAAAAATGAAAAAGCGGAACAAGGCGGCGGATGAATTGTACGACCTCCTCGCCGTGCGGATTTTATGCACCACCGTGAACGAGTGCTATACTATTCTCGGCCTGATGCACACGGTATGGAAGCCGCTTGAAGGCCGCTTCAAGGATTACATCGCGATGCCGAAAGCGAACGGCTATCAAAGTCTCCACACCACCGTTATCTGCAAAGGCGGCCAAACCTTAGAAATCCAAATCCGCACGCACGAAATGCACGAAATAGCCGAACGCGGCGTTGCAAGCCACTGGGTGTATAAAAAACACAGCAAGAACAAAACAGCGAACGAGCAGGAATTATCTTTTGTGCAGCAGGTCAAGTCGCTCGCGCAACAGCGCTTTAATAATGAAGAATTCCTCGCGGAACTGAAAAGCGATTTATTAAGCGATTCGATTTTTGTGTTTACTCCTAAGGGTGATATTATCGAGTTGCCTGCCGGTGCAACCGCCGTCGATTTTGCATACCGTATCCATTCGTCGATAGGAGAAAAGCTCGTATCCGCGAAAGCAGACGGCGCCATCATCCCGCTTTCTCGCCCGCTCAAAAACACACAAGTGGTAGAGGTTATCACGCACCCGAACGCGCACCCCACGCACAACCAGTACGAAAACGCCCATACGACGCGGGCTCGTCAAAAAATCCGTGCTTGGCTTCAGTTGAACGAAAACCTGCTCCGCAGTGAAAAAGAAGAAAAAGGACAGCGAACGGATCTTACGGAAGATTCGGCAAAAGAAGCGTTGCGTCCGCCCAAAGAAACACCGGAAGAAGCTGAAACGGCAAAACGGGAACTTGAATCAGCTCAAAAGGATCCCAAGAAGAACCCTGCATTGCGGATACGCATCGGCGGTTCTACCAACTTTCCCGTACGTTTTGCAGGGTGCTGTAAACCGACCTCCGATTCTGCCATCTGCGGCTATGTCGCCAACGGTAGAGGAGTTATCATTCATCGGAAAAGCTGTATCAACCTCAAAAGAATCCCCGATTTGGAAGCCCGCCTCATCGACGTTGAATGGGATATAAAGGAAAGCAAACAGAAAAATCTCGAAAAAGCGCAGAAAAAGATTAAGCCGCGTAAGTAA
- a CDS encoding TPM domain-containing protein — protein MKKNRLLKLMNISPIQMREIADTVAEVEKKTTGEIALAVVYQSDSYAFVELFIACCAAFLSFFILFLCSAPIWSLLERTVWFPSPAQLTAVIGGGAATAVFIVYLLVNIPAIDRLIIPNTLKNRRVYARALQHFVESGVYKTAEHSGVLIFASVLERKFFVIADSGIAAKVAQTKWDGICEIMTTGLKEHRAAQAFVTAVKECGRILQQNFPSDAENSNELPDGLVILEC, from the coding sequence ATGAAAAAAAATAGGCTATTAAAGCTAATGAATATTTCTCCTATTCAAATGAGAGAAATTGCCGATACGGTCGCGGAGGTTGAAAAAAAGACTACCGGAGAGATTGCCCTTGCGGTTGTATACCAAAGCGATTCATATGCCTTTGTAGAGTTGTTCATTGCATGTTGCGCGGCGTTTCTTTCTTTTTTCATTCTGTTTTTATGTTCCGCTCCTATCTGGAGTCTTTTAGAACGCACCGTTTGGTTTCCGTCCCCTGCCCAGCTGACAGCGGTCATCGGAGGTGGTGCAGCTACTGCTGTATTTATTGTTTATTTACTGGTAAATATTCCCGCAATCGACCGGTTGATTATTCCGAATACTTTAAAAAATCGTCGTGTATATGCGCGTGCACTGCAACACTTTGTCGAAAGCGGCGTATATAAAACAGCGGAACATTCCGGCGTTCTCATCTTTGCATCCGTACTGGAACGGAAGTTCTTTGTCATCGCCGATTCGGGAATTGCTGCAAAAGTAGCGCAAACTAAATGGGACGGCATTTGCGAAATTATGACCACAGGATTAAAAGAACACCGCGCAGCCCAAGCCTTTGTTACCGCCGTAAAGGAATGCGGCAGGATTCTACAACAGAACTTTCCTAGCGACGCAGAAAATTCCAATGAGCTACCTGATGGACTTGTTATCTTGGAATGTTAA
- the prmC gene encoding peptide chain release factor N(5)-glutamine methyltransferase: MFTVADARRCAVDLFMQSAILKTQLRSSLMLDADVLLQHFLNKPRAWLFAHDDTDISPIREAFCAAVERRCTGLPVAYITGEKDFWGLPFHVSPDVLIPKPDTELLVERSLAIIREKAAALLPEQNLFILDPCTGSGCVAISILHTLEAENIRNLCCIAADISPAALAIARRNAQRLLSAETQTRLYIIEGDMRTLPETIAHVRESLSPSSLLTNILRFDLIAANPPYVPSTLTQELLKDGRNEPALAIDGGSDGLDFIRILTNNTCTVLNRNGVLLSEVGEYHAKAASKLFETAGFSDVRIHQDLASQDRLIEGVF, translated from the coding sequence ATGTTTACCGTCGCCGATGCCCGCCGCTGTGCCGTCGATTTGTTTATGCAGTCGGCAATACTGAAAACGCAGCTCCGCTCGTCTTTAATGCTTGATGCGGATGTCCTGCTGCAGCACTTCCTCAATAAGCCGCGGGCATGGCTTTTTGCCCATGATGACACCGATATTTCCCCGATACGGGAAGCCTTTTGCGCGGCAGTAGAGCGGCGCTGTACCGGTTTACCCGTTGCCTATATCACCGGCGAAAAAGACTTTTGGGGGCTTCCCTTCCACGTGAGTCCCGATGTGCTGATCCCTAAGCCAGACACCGAACTGCTGGTAGAGCGGAGCCTTGCTATCATAAGAGAAAAAGCGGCGGCTCTCCTACCCGAACAAAATCTGTTCATACTCGACCCCTGTACCGGATCGGGCTGCGTTGCAATTTCCATCTTGCATACGCTTGAAGCTGAAAACATACGAAATCTCTGCTGTATTGCCGCCGATATTTCTCCCGCAGCCCTCGCCATAGCCCGCCGCAATGCACAGCGGCTCCTGTCGGCTGAAACACAAACGCGACTTTATATCATCGAAGGAGATATGCGTACATTGCCGGAAACCATCGCCCATGTTAGAGAATCACTATCTCCATCTTCCCTACTCACCAATATTCTCCGTTTCGACCTCATCGCGGCCAATCCGCCGTATGTACCCTCTACATTGACGCAGGAACTACTCAAAGACGGGCGGAATGAACCGGCATTAGCCATCGACGGCGGCTCCGACGGTCTTGATTTCATACGGATTTTGACAAATAATACCTGTACTGTCCTGAACCGCAACGGTGTCCTTTTAAGCGAGGTAGGAGAATACCATGCCAAAGCCGCAAGCAAGCTCTTTGAAACCGCAGGTTTTTCGGATGTCCGTATCCACCAAGATTTAGCAAGCCAAGACAGACTAATCGAGGGCGTATTTTAA
- a CDS encoding ankyrin repeat domain-containing protein: MLFCTKKTEKKISEAAAHIIASHQCDVVHYQVDTIWEKGVCSPIALLQDASHILFVLGKNTSALDLAFIFFLGFGVGKNLPILTLGQESALPLPENCKQFIIPLALDIFEDYFIKEQQNFLALERKQLAREKLLNSGFPCCESNFAAAVEEGKYEIVRLFLEAGYNASQRDTRGTPVLSLAIRNSHYEIASLLLDYGAEINLCAEDRSYSALMEAAQIGDLKTAELLLSKNADTNIQSKDGQTALILAVGRKDTQMVKLLIKHHADWNITDRLGMSALGYAKLFNNQEILEAMQQP; the protein is encoded by the coding sequence TTGTTATTCTGTACGAAAAAAACTGAAAAGAAAATTTCCGAAGCTGCCGCTCATATTATTGCATCACATCAATGCGATGTCGTACACTATCAAGTCGATACAATATGGGAGAAAGGTGTATGCTCTCCTATCGCACTGCTGCAGGATGCGTCACATATTCTATTTGTGCTCGGTAAAAATACATCAGCGCTAGACCTTGCGTTTATTTTCTTTTTAGGATTCGGCGTCGGAAAAAATCTACCTATTTTAACACTTGGACAGGAAAGCGCCTTGCCTTTGCCGGAAAACTGTAAACAATTTATCATTCCACTTGCGCTTGATATTTTCGAAGATTATTTTATTAAAGAACAACAGAATTTTCTTGCACTAGAACGAAAACAGCTCGCCCGAGAAAAGTTGTTGAATAGCGGCTTTCCTTGTTGTGAGTCTAATTTTGCTGCAGCAGTAGAAGAAGGAAAATACGAGATTGTTCGGCTCTTTTTAGAGGCGGGTTATAATGCTTCGCAGCGCGACACACGCGGTACTCCGGTACTTTCGCTTGCGATTAGAAATTCGCATTATGAAATTGCGTCACTGCTGCTTGACTATGGAGCAGAGATAAACCTCTGTGCCGAAGATCGTTCCTATTCGGCATTAATGGAAGCTGCTCAAATCGGCGATTTAAAAACTGCAGAATTACTGCTTTCAAAGAATGCAGACACAAACATTCAAAGCAAAGACGGACAAACGGCATTAATTCTCGCTGTCGGCAGAAAGGATACCCAAATGGTAAAGTTGCTCATAAAACATCATGCCGATTGGAACATCACCGACCGACTGGGCATGTCCGCGCTTGGTTACGCAAAACTGTTCAACAATCAAGAGATTTTAGAAGCCATGCAGCAGCCTTAG
- a CDS encoding cation:proton antiporter yields the protein MSIITPVGLNAAMLMLGFFTALCMEFLITEKRSFDNRLILAVAFLFLISGICSYFEVSPLLACMVCGAVYYNRTNDKTLFDQMNNFSPPVMSSFFIISGMNMDLSIIVTAGIIGVAYFFIRIIGKYIGAYTSCKILSIDKKITENMGVCANAASRCCNRTRVYG from the coding sequence ATGAGTATTATAACGCCGGTCGGCCTTAATGCGGCCATGTTGATGTTAGGCTTCTTTACCGCCCTGTGTATGGAGTTTCTCATTACGGAAAAGCGGAGTTTCGATAACAGGCTGATTTTAGCTGTCGCGTTTCTTTTTTTGATTTCCGGTATCTGCTCATATTTTGAGGTAAGCCCACTGCTTGCCTGTATGGTGTGTGGCGCCGTGTATTATAATCGAACAAACGATAAAACCCTATTCGACCAAATGAATAATTTTTCTCCCCCGGTGATGAGCAGTTTTTTTATTATTTCCGGCATGAATATGGATCTAAGCATTATCGTAACGGCAGGGATTATCGGCGTTGCATATTTCTTCATCCGCATAATCGGAAAATATATCGGTGCATACACATCATGTAAAATATTATCAATCGATAAGAAGATAACGGAAAATATGGGGGTTTGCGCTAATGCCGCAAGCAGGTGTTGCAATCGGACTCGCGTTTATGGGTAA
- a CDS encoding cation:proton antiporter translates to MNMIDFIYSIVKDLNLPTTILISFSLILISGFLVTRFTKRLQLPKVSGYILAGILIGPSGLHLIHRHFIVNLDVISVIALSFIAFDMGRYFKRSDGRKEFRNVVFITLCESLLAGCLVTVVMLFVFKMRLSFSLLLGAIATATAPASTIMTIKEYNGKGPFVDLLLRITAFDDVVCLFCVQYYGCRRQCARK, encoded by the coding sequence ATGAATATGATCGATTTTATTTACAGCATTGTTAAAGACCTCAATTTACCTACTACGATTCTGATATCCTTTTCTCTGATATTGATAAGTGGCTTTTTAGTCACTCGATTCACCAAAAGGCTCCAGCTACCGAAAGTGAGCGGCTATATTCTTGCCGGAATACTGATCGGCCCGAGCGGATTACATTTAATTCATCGCCATTTTATTGTCAATTTGGACGTTATCTCGGTTATCGCGCTCAGCTTTATCGCCTTCGATATGGGAAGATATTTTAAACGAAGCGACGGCAGAAAGGAATTCCGGAATGTTGTCTTTATCACGCTCTGCGAATCCCTGTTAGCGGGATGCTTAGTTACCGTCGTTATGCTCTTTGTCTTTAAGATGAGGCTTTCGTTCTCGCTTTTACTCGGCGCGATTGCAACCGCAACAGCCCCTGCCAGCACTATTATGACTATCAAAGAATACAACGGCAAAGGGCCGTTTGTCGATTTGCTGCTGCGTATCACCGCCTTTGATGATGTTGTCTGCCTTTTTTGTGTTCAGTATTATGGTTGCCGTCGTCAATGCGCAAGAAAGTGA
- the chvE gene encoding multiple monosaccharide ABC transporter substrate-binding protein, with product MKRKIGIALMVFMTGIGALFAGGTTETSEAPRIGVSMPTKDLQRWTQDGDNIRMLLEKSGYKVDLQYANNDIAVQASQIENMLTKNCKVIVIAAIDGSSLTEVLKTAKENGVPVIAYDRLIMNSDAVRYYATFDNYKVGQFQGAYLRDTLKLDTAKEPVYIELFTGSTDDNNVNFFFPGAMDILNPYIKKGVLVVRSGQTEKAQVATPNWSTEEAQKRMENLISAYGYGPTGTKLHAVLSSNDSVAQGITNALVAAGYTKENFPLLTGQDCDITSVKNMLKGRQSMSVFKDTRTLAGKVSEMIDALVKGSKPPINDTKTYNNGTGVIPSFLCEPVFATIDNYKKLLVESGYYTEAQLKN from the coding sequence ATGAAACGGAAAATCGGTATAGCTCTTATGGTCTTTATGACCGGAATAGGAGCCTTATTTGCGGGGGGCACAACAGAAACGTCAGAAGCACCCAGAATAGGCGTTTCCATGCCTACAAAGGATCTGCAGAGATGGACTCAGGACGGCGACAATATTAGAATGTTGTTGGAAAAATCGGGCTACAAAGTCGATTTGCAATATGCAAACAACGATATAGCCGTACAGGCATCTCAAATTGAAAATATGCTGACTAAAAACTGCAAAGTAATAGTTATAGCAGCAATCGACGGTTCATCGCTCACGGAAGTTCTTAAAACCGCCAAAGAAAACGGCGTTCCCGTTATTGCTTATGACAGACTTATTATGAACAGCGATGCGGTACGCTATTATGCAACATTCGACAACTACAAGGTCGGTCAATTTCAGGGAGCTTACCTGCGCGACACGCTTAAATTGGACACGGCAAAAGAACCTGTATACATCGAATTATTTACCGGCTCCACAGACGATAACAATGTGAACTTCTTTTTCCCGGGTGCAATGGATATTCTAAATCCTTACATCAAAAAAGGCGTCTTGGTCGTCCGTTCAGGACAAACCGAAAAAGCTCAGGTTGCAACACCCAACTGGTCAACTGAAGAAGCTCAAAAAAGAATGGAGAATTTGATCAGTGCCTACGGTTACGGTCCGACAGGCACAAAACTGCACGCGGTATTATCATCAAACGATTCCGTTGCGCAGGGTATTACCAATGCACTTGTTGCGGCCGGATACACGAAGGAAAACTTCCCGCTGCTTACGGGACAGGACTGTGATATTACTTCGGTAAAAAATATGTTGAAAGGCCGTCAGAGTATGTCGGTATTTAAAGATACCAGAACACTGGCAGGTAAAGTATCGGAGATGATTGACGCTCTCGTAAAAGGATCCAAACCTCCGATTAACGATACAAAAACGTATAACAACGGTACCGGAGTTATTCCTTCATTTTTGTGCGAACCTGTTTTTGCAACAATCGATAACTATAAAAAACTATTGGTTGAAAGCGGCTATTATACCGAAGCACAGTTGAAGAACTAA
- the mmsB gene encoding multiple monosaccharide ABC transporter permease: protein MLNTLSIKNILKKNTMFIALIALMILFHALISFADSGSLFAPTNISNIISQNSYVVILATGMLLCILSGGNIDLSIGSIVALIGALAAHLIILLHWNIYVVMILCLLAGTAIGAWHGFWIAYIRIPAFIVTLAGMLLWRGVALIILNGLTLSPFPENYLRYFTGFIPITKDKGLIFSVTVGTAILCCLIFIAKEIVQRIQKKQKAYSTESFGIFLIRIILIPAIVLFLATLLGRHKGIPVILILLTVVVLVYTYITQNTVPGRYLYAMGGNERAAKLSGIDTNKALFFVYVNMGFLSALAALVCVGRFNSAAPTAGMNYELDAIGSCFIGGASAYGGTGSVGGAVVGAIFMGVLNNGMSILGIDSNWQKAVKGLVLLAAVAFDVLSKRREKSSV from the coding sequence ATGCTTAATACTCTTTCGATCAAAAATATATTGAAAAAAAATACAATGTTTATAGCGCTCATTGCATTGATGATTTTATTTCATGCCCTGATCAGTTTTGCAGACAGCGGCTCCTTATTTGCCCCGACAAATATTTCAAATATTATAAGTCAAAACTCTTATGTTGTTATTTTAGCAACCGGAATGCTGCTCTGTATTCTCAGTGGCGGCAATATCGATTTATCGATCGGTTCAATTGTCGCACTTATCGGGGCATTAGCTGCCCATTTAATTATTCTTTTACATTGGAATATATATGTCGTGATGATTTTATGTTTATTAGCCGGTACGGCAATCGGGGCATGGCACGGCTTTTGGATTGCATACATACGCATCCCGGCATTTATTGTAACATTGGCAGGTATGCTTTTATGGAGAGGCGTTGCCTTAATTATTCTTAACGGTTTAACTTTGTCGCCGTTTCCGGAAAATTATTTACGTTATTTTACCGGCTTTATTCCGATAACAAAGGATAAAGGATTGATATTTTCCGTAACAGTCGGAACGGCAATTTTATGCTGTCTCATTTTCATTGCAAAGGAAATTGTGCAACGTATACAAAAAAAACAAAAAGCATATTCAACTGAAAGCTTCGGAATATTTCTTATACGCATTATTCTTATTCCTGCAATTGTATTGTTTTTAGCAACACTGCTCGGCCGCCATAAAGGAATACCGGTGATTTTAATTCTTTTAACCGTTGTTGTTCTTGTCTATACCTACATTACTCAAAATACGGTGCCGGGTCGGTATTTGTATGCGATGGGCGGTAACGAGCGAGCGGCTAAGCTGTCGGGCATTGATACAAATAAAGCGTTGTTTTTTGTATATGTAAATATGGGATTTCTTTCAGCCCTTGCCGCTCTGGTTTGTGTCGGCCGCTTTAATTCGGCAGCGCCTACGGCCGGTATGAATTATGAACTCGATGCAATCGGTTCATGTTTTATCGGAGGAGCATCGGCATACGGCGGAACGGGATCAGTCGGAGGAGCGGTTGTCGGAGCTATTTTTATGGGTGTTTTGAACAACGGAATGTCCATTTTAGGTATAGACTCGAACTGGCAGAAAGCGGTAAAGGGACTGGTGCTTTTAGCGGCGGTTGCTTTTGATGTCCTTTCAAAACGTCGTGAAAAAAGTTCAGTCTAA
- the xylB gene encoding xylulokinase, which yields MSTKEDRGNMNIVAGIDLGTQSLKAVLYDYEQKRIVAQASCPLDLISKEDGTREQKTEWYDAALKSVFEKLPCELRSQIQAVGVSGQQHGFVPLDKDGQALYNVKLWNDTSTAEECRILTDKAGGNAEVIKEVGNLMLPGFTAPKILWLKKHFPDGWKNVRYILLPHDYINYVLTGSYVMEAGDASGTALFNPVKRRWSRTLCSLIDEGLYDLLAPLIASDTKAGTVSQKAAGLLGIPEGIPVSSGGGDNMMGAIGTGTVSDGFLTMSMGTSGTLYGYSDKPIADPEHGLSGFCSSTGGWLPLLCTMNCTVATERIRSLFGLPVAEFNRLAAAAEPGAQGVRVLPFFNGERTPNLPKGRASITGLTMTNSNKENICRAAMESAVFALKGGLDAFKKLGFEPKEIRLIGGGAKSPLWRQIAADIMNVSVSVPVSEEAAAMGAAVQALWCLEGGTPERIKSLCAEHIQLSKEKSAEPGNAVCEYEQAYRDYNEILGQLTPLYIHG from the coding sequence ATGAGTACCAAAGAGGACAGGGGAAATATGAACATAGTTGCCGGTATTGATTTAGGAACGCAAAGTTTAAAAGCGGTTTTATACGATTACGAACAAAAACGTATTGTCGCACAAGCATCCTGTCCTTTGGATTTGATTTCCAAAGAGGACGGAACCCGCGAACAAAAAACCGAATGGTACGATGCGGCATTAAAAAGCGTCTTTGAAAAACTTCCGTGTGAATTGCGTTCGCAGATACAGGCCGTCGGCGTCTCTGGTCAGCAGCATGGCTTTGTCCCTCTTGATAAAGACGGACAAGCTCTTTATAACGTAAAACTGTGGAACGATACGTCAACCGCCGAAGAATGCCGCATCTTAACCGATAAAGCAGGAGGTAATGCCGAAGTTATAAAAGAAGTCGGCAACCTCATGTTACCCGGCTTTACTGCTCCCAAGATATTGTGGTTAAAAAAACATTTTCCCGACGGATGGAAAAACGTGCGCTATATTTTGCTTCCGCATGATTACATCAATTACGTACTAACCGGAAGCTATGTTATGGAAGCTGGAGACGCCTCGGGGACAGCGCTGTTTAACCCTGTAAAACGCAGATGGTCGCGTACACTCTGTTCTCTTATCGATGAAGGCTTATACGATTTACTTGCGCCTCTTATCGCTTCGGATACAAAAGCCGGAACGGTATCGCAGAAAGCCGCCGGTCTTTTAGGGATTCCTGAAGGTATCCCGGTTTCTTCCGGCGGCGGGGATAATATGATGGGGGCAATCGGGACGGGGACGGTCAGCGACGGCTTTTTAACGATGAGTATGGGGACGTCGGGAACACTCTACGGTTATTCGGACAAGCCCATCGCCGACCCCGAACACGGTCTATCGGGCTTTTGTTCCTCAACGGGCGGATGGCTTCCGCTTTTGTGTACGATGAACTGCACGGTTGCAACCGAACGAATCCGTTCTCTCTTCGGCTTACCGGTAGCCGAGTTCAACCGTCTTGCTGCAGCAGCTGAGCCGGGCGCTCAAGGAGTACGGGTTCTTCCCTTTTTTAACGGAGAGCGTACACCGAATTTACCGAAAGGAAGGGCAAGCATCACCGGTCTTACGATGACAAATTCGAATAAGGAAAACATTTGCCGTGCTGCAATGGAAAGCGCTGTCTTCGCCCTGAAAGGAGGCTTGGACGCCTTTAAAAAATTGGGTTTTGAACCGAAAGAAATACGGCTTATAGGAGGCGGCGCAAAAAGTCCCTTATGGAGGCAAATCGCCGCGGATATTATGAATGTGTCGGTCAGCGTTCCCGTATCGGAAGAAGCTGCCGCAATGGGCGCTGCCGTGCAAGCGCTGTGGTGTCTTGAAGGCGGTACGCCCGAGCGGATAAAGAGCCTTTGCGCCGAACACATTCAGTTGAGTAAAGAAAAATCGGCGGAACCGGGCAACGCAGTTTGCGAATACGAACAGGCGTACCGCGATTATAATGAGATTTTGGGGCAGCTGACGCCCCTCTATATACACGGCTAA